One Pantoea eucalypti genomic region harbors:
- the iolE gene encoding myo-inosose-2 dehydratase produces MNKENVKLAIAPIGWTNDDMPDLGSENTFQQTVSEMALAGFTGSEVGSKYPRDPAILKPMLDIRGIQICNAWFSTFFANGDKEKTIEQFIEHMNFLHAMGARVIGCSEQSKSIQGTGLAVFEEKAIFSDEEWQLTAEGYNELARIAAEKGMRVTLHHHMGTGIQTTEEIDRFMAMTDEQVGLLYDTGHVYYSEGSQQKMLAVLEKYLPRIFHVHLKDVRDEVVAEVRENHLSFLEGVKKGTFTVPGDGVIDFKPVFKILDDYGYKGWMVVEAEQDPALANPFEYAVKARKYIRENTGL; encoded by the coding sequence ATGAACAAAGAGAACGTAAAACTGGCTATCGCGCCGATCGGCTGGACCAACGATGACATGCCGGATCTCGGCAGTGAAAATACTTTCCAGCAGACCGTGAGTGAGATGGCGCTGGCTGGCTTTACCGGCAGCGAAGTGGGCAGCAAATACCCGCGCGATCCGGCGATTCTGAAACCGATGCTCGACATTCGCGGCATCCAGATCTGCAACGCCTGGTTCAGCACCTTTTTCGCCAACGGTGACAAAGAGAAAACCATCGAACAGTTCATCGAGCACATGAACTTCCTGCATGCGATGGGCGCGCGGGTGATCGGCTGTTCTGAGCAGAGTAAAAGTATTCAGGGCACCGGGCTTGCGGTGTTTGAAGAGAAAGCGATTTTCAGCGATGAAGAGTGGCAGTTAACGGCAGAAGGCTACAACGAACTCGCCCGCATTGCAGCGGAGAAAGGGATGCGCGTGACGCTGCATCACCACATGGGTACTGGCATTCAGACCACGGAAGAGATTGACCGGTTTATGGCGATGACTGACGAGCAGGTGGGTTTGCTCTATGACACTGGCCACGTCTACTACTCCGAAGGCTCCCAGCAGAAGATGCTGGCGGTACTGGAAAAATATCTGCCGCGCATCTTCCACGTTCATCTCAAGGATGTGCGTGATGAGGTGGTCGCTGAGGTGCGGGAGAATCATCTCTCATTCCTGGAAGGCGTGAAAAAGGGCACCTTTACCGTGCCTGGCGATGGCGTGATCGACTTCAAACCGGTGTTTAAAATTCTGGATGATTACGGCTACAAAGGCTGGATGGTGGTGGAAGCGGAGCAGGATCCGGCGCTGGCCAATCCTTTTGAATATGCCGTGAAAGCGCGGAAATATATCCGGGAAAATACAGGTTTATAA
- a CDS encoding DcrB family lipoprotein, producing the protein MRNLVKYVGMGLLVLGLAACDQKKDEAANDNGVSASQSAQTVTLMDGKLSFSLPPGMSDKSGKLGSQTTNMHVYADETGARAIIVIAGDPTSDGLDVLSKRMEQQQRNRDPQLQVVSNKSVTLKDQPAQQLDTVISANNQTSWSSVVLAKVDGKLVTLQITLPGDNQQQAQSDADNIVKSITLK; encoded by the coding sequence ATGCGCAATCTGGTGAAATATGTAGGAATGGGTTTACTGGTATTGGGCTTAGCCGCCTGTGACCAGAAGAAAGATGAAGCGGCGAATGACAACGGCGTCAGCGCCAGTCAGTCGGCGCAGACTGTCACGCTGATGGATGGCAAACTGAGCTTCTCACTGCCACCAGGCATGTCAGATAAAAGCGGTAAACTGGGTTCGCAGACCACGAACATGCACGTTTACGCAGATGAAACCGGTGCCCGCGCCATCATTGTGATTGCCGGCGACCCGACCAGTGATGGGCTGGATGTGCTGTCGAAGCGCATGGAACAGCAGCAGCGTAACCGCGACCCGCAGCTGCAGGTGGTGTCGAACAAATCTGTGACGCTGAAAGATCAGCCCGCACAGCAGCTGGATACGGTGATTTCTGCCAACAATCAGACCTCATGGTCTTCTGTGGTGCTGGCTAAAGTCGATGGCAAGCTGGTGACACTGCAGATTACGCTGCCAGGCGATAATCAGCAGCAGGCGCAGAGCGATGCAGACAACATTGTGAAAAGCATTACGCTGAAGTAA
- a CDS encoding 7-cyano-7-deazaguanine/7-aminomethyl-7-deazaguanine transporter: MLAFSSRQRMHALFWLSLFHLLVITSSNYLVQLPISVFGFHTTWGAFSFPFIFLATDLTVRIFGAPLARRIILAVMIPALFISYGVSALFYQGEWQGWQALEVMNLFVARIACASFMAYALGQILDVHVFNRLRRLPQWWIAPGCAMFLGNISDTLAFFFIAFYKSPDAFMAQHWVEIALVDYSFKVLICMVFFLPAYGVLLNAALKRLAERQTARQVNFG, translated from the coding sequence ATGCTCGCATTTTCTTCACGTCAGCGCATGCATGCGCTTTTCTGGTTGTCGCTGTTTCACCTGCTGGTGATCACATCAAGTAACTATCTGGTACAGCTGCCAATTTCTGTCTTTGGCTTCCACACCACCTGGGGTGCATTCAGCTTTCCCTTTATCTTCCTGGCGACCGATCTCACCGTGCGTATTTTTGGCGCACCGCTGGCCCGACGCATTATTCTGGCTGTGATGATCCCGGCGCTGTTTATCTCTTACGGCGTTTCGGCACTGTTTTATCAGGGTGAATGGCAGGGCTGGCAGGCACTGGAAGTCATGAATCTCTTTGTTGCCCGTATCGCCTGCGCCAGCTTCATGGCTTACGCGCTGGGTCAGATCCTCGACGTTCATGTATTCAACCGTCTGCGTCGTCTGCCACAGTGGTGGATAGCACCCGGCTGTGCCATGTTCCTGGGAAATATCAGCGATACGCTGGCCTTCTTCTTCATCGCCTTCTACAAAAGTCCTGATGCCTTTATGGCGCAGCACTGGGTTGAGATTGCACTGGTGGATTACAGCTTCAAAGTGCTTATCTGCATGGTCTTCTTCCTGCCCGCCTACGGCGTACTGCTCAACGCCGCGCTGAAGCGTCTGGCGGAACGCCAGACCGCCCGCCAGGTCAATTTCGGCTGA
- the tusA gene encoding sulfurtransferase TusA: MSDAFSSADHQLDARGLRCPEPVMMVRKTVRGLQDGETLLIIADDPATTRDIPGFCRFMEHGLLAQQTDTLPYQFLIRKGMAG; this comes from the coding sequence ATGAGCGATGCTTTTTCCTCTGCCGATCATCAGCTGGATGCCCGTGGCCTGCGTTGCCCGGAGCCGGTGATGATGGTGCGCAAAACCGTACGCGGCCTGCAGGATGGCGAGACGTTGCTGATTATCGCCGACGATCCGGCGACGACGCGCGACATTCCCGGCTTCTGCCGCTTTATGGAACATGGCCTGCTGGCGCAGCAGACCGACACGCTGCCTTATCAGTTTCTGATTCGTAAAGGCATGGCGGGTTAA
- a CDS encoding zinc/cadmium/mercury/lead-transporting ATPase encodes MHQHHACGCGKPRASHAAAKPLCQVRQARPLSLSIHAATPVTADTAGCCCDSNSSPGNDADAAEESDRRGSWPFSWQVSGMDCPSCARTIETAVRQVKGVTDARVLFSSEKLVVNADQDVQNAVEQAVKKAGFQLAIPSASSPATAATPGWQQNRMLILLALLVLVSSVVSQFAPAWGDRLFVLTTLVGLIPVARGAWQRIRSGSPFTIETLMTLASAGALIIGAHAEAAMVLVLFQLGEQLESYAASRARSGVTSLMALRPESAIRLEQGKRREVPLAALQPGDVIEVAAGSRLPVDGRLISPLASFDESALTGESLPVTRASGEKILAGATSVDRQVMLEVVSKPGESAIDRILQLIEEAETHRAPVERFIDQFSRFYTPLVMLLSLLVMVVPPLLFAGDWQPWIYKGLTLLLIGCPCALVISTPAAITSGLAAAARQGALIKGGAALERLSSLRRMAFDKTGTLTLGKPQLTQILRFGEASESEMLALSAAAEQGATHPLASAIVAAAQARELVTPDAQDQQVQAGRGIRAQVSGQQIQLLTPGHAPGLTPKQNAQIAQQEAEGETLVVLMRDGEALGALALRDQLRDDAVEALKALKKLGIESLMLTGDNPRAAATIARQLDIDYRASLLPADKVAAIRELSQQQPLAMVGDGINDAPAMKAATLGIAMGSGTDVALEAADAALTRNQLSNLAPMIALARRTRRIIRQNIGIALGLKAIFLVTTLMGLTGLWLAVLADSGATALVTANALRLLRRRA; translated from the coding sequence ATGCATCAACATCACGCCTGTGGCTGCGGCAAACCGCGTGCCAGCCACGCCGCAGCGAAACCGCTGTGCCAGGTTCGTCAGGCCCGTCCCCTCTCCCTTTCTATTCATGCTGCTACACCCGTAACGGCGGATACAGCGGGCTGTTGCTGTGACAGTAACAGCAGCCCTGGCAATGACGCCGACGCCGCTGAGGAAAGTGACCGGCGAGGCTCCTGGCCCTTTAGCTGGCAGGTCAGCGGGATGGATTGCCCGAGCTGCGCCCGCACCATTGAAACCGCCGTCCGTCAGGTAAAAGGCGTGACCGACGCCCGCGTGCTGTTCAGCAGCGAAAAGCTGGTCGTCAACGCCGATCAGGATGTGCAAAACGCCGTTGAACAGGCGGTGAAAAAAGCCGGTTTTCAGCTCGCCATTCCATCAGCCTCGTCACCCGCCACGGCAGCCACTCCGGGCTGGCAACAGAACCGGATGCTGATTTTGCTGGCATTGCTGGTACTCGTCAGCAGCGTCGTCAGCCAGTTCGCGCCCGCCTGGGGCGATCGGCTGTTTGTGCTGACCACGCTGGTCGGCCTGATCCCGGTCGCGCGCGGTGCATGGCAGCGCATTCGCAGCGGATCGCCTTTTACCATTGAGACATTAATGACACTGGCGTCAGCCGGTGCGCTGATTATTGGCGCGCACGCTGAAGCCGCGATGGTGCTGGTGCTGTTTCAACTGGGCGAACAGCTGGAAAGCTATGCCGCTTCCAGGGCGCGCAGCGGCGTCACCAGCCTGATGGCCTTGCGGCCTGAGTCGGCTATTCGCCTTGAACAGGGCAAACGTCGTGAAGTACCGCTGGCGGCGCTGCAACCCGGCGATGTGATTGAAGTCGCGGCGGGCAGCCGCCTGCCGGTCGACGGCCGTTTAATCAGCCCGCTTGCCAGTTTCGATGAGAGCGCGCTGACCGGAGAATCATTACCGGTCACGCGGGCCAGCGGCGAAAAGATTCTCGCCGGCGCCACCAGCGTGGATCGGCAGGTAATGCTGGAAGTGGTGTCGAAGCCGGGTGAAAGCGCGATTGACCGTATCCTGCAGCTGATTGAAGAGGCGGAAACGCACCGTGCGCCGGTAGAACGCTTTATCGATCAGTTCAGTCGCTTCTATACGCCACTGGTGATGCTACTGTCGCTGCTGGTGATGGTGGTGCCGCCCCTGCTTTTCGCAGGCGACTGGCAGCCGTGGATCTACAAAGGTCTGACGCTGCTGCTGATTGGCTGCCCCTGTGCGCTGGTGATCTCCACGCCCGCCGCGATTACCTCCGGGCTGGCGGCGGCGGCGCGACAGGGCGCGCTGATTAAAGGCGGTGCGGCGCTGGAGCGGCTGAGTTCGCTGCGCAGAATGGCGTTTGATAAAACCGGCACACTGACGCTGGGCAAGCCACAACTGACGCAGATCCTGCGATTTGGCGAGGCCAGCGAATCAGAGATGCTGGCGCTGAGCGCCGCTGCGGAACAGGGTGCGACCCATCCACTGGCCAGCGCTATCGTGGCGGCCGCGCAGGCGCGTGAGCTGGTGACTCCTGACGCGCAGGATCAGCAGGTGCAGGCCGGACGTGGTATCCGTGCGCAGGTCTCAGGCCAGCAGATTCAGCTGCTGACGCCAGGCCATGCTCCCGGTCTGACGCCGAAGCAAAATGCGCAGATAGCGCAACAGGAAGCCGAAGGTGAAACGCTGGTAGTGCTGATGCGCGATGGCGAAGCGCTGGGTGCGCTGGCCCTGCGCGATCAACTGCGCGACGACGCCGTGGAGGCGTTAAAGGCGCTGAAAAAGCTGGGCATTGAGAGCCTGATGCTGACGGGTGACAATCCTCGCGCCGCAGCAACCATTGCCCGCCAGCTCGATATCGATTATCGCGCCAGCCTGCTGCCCGCCGATAAGGTGGCGGCCATCCGTGAACTGAGTCAGCAGCAGCCGCTGGCGATGGTCGGAGATGGTATTAACGACGCCCCGGCGATGAAAGCGGCGACGCTGGGCATTGCCATGGGTAGCGGCACTGATGTCGCGCTGGAAGCGGCCGATGCGGCCCTGACGCGAAATCAGCTCAGCAATCTGGCCCCGATGATTGCGCTGGCACGCCGGACACGGCGCATCATCCGCCAGAATATCGGTATTGCGCTGGGTCTGAAGGCGATTTTCCTGGTCACTACCCTGATGGGCCTGACCGGACTGTGGCTGGCGGTGCTGGCAGATTCCGGTGCGACCGCGCTGGTCACTGCCAACGCCTTGCGGTTACTGCGTCGTCGCGCCTGA
- a CDS encoding lysoplasmalogenase, giving the protein MLWSFLAVLFSGWLYVDATYRGPQWQRWLFKPVTLLLLVGLAWQAPVLQTTDYLILAGLVATLVGDALTLLPRQQMLYAVGAFFLSHLLYTLCFAASMTMTFFWPIPLTLLIIGAALTGIIWSRLEDLRWPVCTFIGMTLVMTWIATEQYFFRPTDYSFSIMVGAGLLLLANAVWFISHYRRRFTADSAIVAACYFAGHFMIVRSLWVV; this is encoded by the coding sequence ATGCTCTGGTCTTTCCTCGCTGTACTTTTCTCCGGCTGGCTCTATGTCGACGCCACCTATCGCGGCCCTCAGTGGCAACGCTGGCTGTTTAAACCGGTCACACTGCTGCTGCTTGTCGGGCTGGCCTGGCAGGCGCCGGTGCTGCAGACCACGGACTACCTGATTCTGGCCGGTCTGGTCGCGACACTGGTCGGTGATGCGTTAACGCTGCTGCCGCGTCAGCAGATGCTCTATGCCGTCGGGGCTTTCTTCCTGTCGCACCTGCTTTATACGCTCTGCTTCGCCGCCAGCATGACCATGACCTTCTTCTGGCCGATTCCGCTAACGTTGCTCATTATCGGTGCCGCCCTTACTGGCATCATCTGGAGCCGACTGGAAGATCTTCGCTGGCCTGTCTGTACGTTTATCGGCATGACGCTGGTGATGACCTGGATAGCGACCGAGCAGTACTTCTTCCGTCCAACCGATTACAGCTTCTCTATCATGGTCGGTGCCGGCCTGCTGCTGCTGGCAAACGCCGTCTGGTTTATCTCGCACTATCGCCGTCGCTTCACCGCTGACAGCGCGATCGTCGCCGCCTGCTACTTTGCCGGTCATTTTATGATCGTGCGCTCATTGTGGGTCGTCTGA
- a CDS encoding DUF2500 domain-containing protein, with the protein MSKPPLIFIIVLAIIAVLATRQFIKQRREVAVNDASPVRSLQAEVKTKREFPSPNRRSRQREVIAGEEMRYEVLFHPLNGASDIKVQLKEAEYHQLDKGARGELKMQGTRFISFTPLQ; encoded by the coding sequence ATGAGCAAACCGCCGCTAATCTTTATCATTGTCCTGGCGATAATCGCCGTGCTGGCGACCCGTCAGTTCATTAAGCAACGCCGTGAAGTGGCGGTCAATGATGCCTCACCGGTGCGTTCTCTGCAGGCCGAGGTCAAAACTAAACGTGAATTTCCTTCTCCCAATCGCCGTTCACGGCAGCGTGAGGTGATCGCCGGAGAAGAGATGCGGTATGAGGTGCTGTTTCATCCACTGAACGGGGCCAGCGACATCAAGGTGCAGCTGAAGGAGGCGGAATATCATCAGCTGGATAAAGGCGCGAGAGGCGAGCTGAAGATGCAGGGCACGCGCTTTATCAGCTTCACGCCCCTGCAGTAA
- a CDS encoding DUF1145 family protein, which produces MLLNLGRLLMLCVWGFLLANLVHPYPKPLTYFINVALIFMILMHGLQLVLLRTTQTKDAPPIDRVTQAKVFLFGVFELVAWQKKNFPRKK; this is translated from the coding sequence ATGTTACTTAATTTGGGGCGTCTGTTGATGCTATGCGTGTGGGGATTTTTACTGGCTAATCTGGTTCATCCCTACCCGAAACCGCTGACGTATTTTATCAACGTTGCGCTGATTTTCATGATCCTGATGCATGGCCTGCAGCTGGTTTTACTGCGCACCACGCAGACCAAAGATGCGCCGCCAATTGACCGCGTCACCCAGGCCAAAGTGTTTCTGTTCGGGGTGTTCGAACTGGTCGCCTGGCAGAAGAAAAACTTCCCACGCAAGAAATAG
- the rsmD gene encoding 16S rRNA (guanine(966)-N(2))-methyltransferase has protein sequence MNKNPRSTGGAGQIRIIGGQWRGRKLPVPDSAGLRPTTDRVRETLFNWLAPVLPEARCLDCFAGSGALGLEALSRYAGSATLLELERPVAQQLTKNLQTLRASNGTVIQTNALNWLAQPGTPFDVVFIDPPFRQGLLEQTLQLLEQNHWLADQALIYVESEVENGAPPVPPEWDLYREKIAGQVAYRLYQRQQETQDVT, from the coding sequence ATGAATAAAAACCCCCGCAGTACAGGCGGTGCCGGGCAGATTCGCATCATTGGCGGCCAGTGGCGCGGACGTAAATTGCCGGTGCCGGACAGTGCCGGACTCCGCCCGACCACCGATCGGGTGCGTGAGACACTGTTTAACTGGCTGGCCCCGGTGCTGCCAGAGGCGCGATGCCTCGACTGCTTTGCCGGTAGCGGTGCATTAGGACTGGAGGCGCTATCGCGTTACGCGGGATCGGCTACGCTACTGGAGCTGGAACGGCCTGTGGCACAACAGCTGACAAAAAATCTGCAGACGCTGCGCGCGAGCAATGGCACTGTGATTCAGACCAATGCGTTAAACTGGCTGGCACAGCCGGGTACCCCGTTCGATGTGGTGTTTATTGATCCGCCGTTTCGTCAGGGATTGCTGGAGCAGACGTTGCAGTTGCTGGAGCAGAATCACTGGCTGGCCGACCAGGCACTGATTTACGTCGAAAGTGAAGTGGAAAATGGCGCACCGCCGGTGCCGCCCGAGTGGGATCTTTATCGCGAGAAAATAGCCGGACAAGTGGCTTATCGTTTGTATCAACGTCAACAGGAGACGCAGGATGTTACTTAA